The Calliphora vicina chromosome 3, idCalVici1.1, whole genome shotgun sequence genome contains a region encoding:
- the Cbl gene encoding E3 ubiquitin-protein ligase CBL-B-B, which translates to MATSRTSRIQQSKNISSIFSKLHGAFSEACGPQRLSTDKKTLEKTWKLMDKVVKLCQQPKMNLKNSPPFILDILPDTYQRLRLIYSKNEDQMHILHNNEHFNVFINNLMRKCKQAIKLFKEGKEKMFDENSHYRRNLTKLSLVFSHMLSELKAIFPNGVFAGDQFRITKADAADFWKSNFGNSTLVPWKIFRQELNKVHPISSGLEAMALKTTIDLTCNDYISNFEFDVFTRLFQPWATLLRNWQILAVTHPGYVAFLTYDEVKARLQRYIHKAGSYVFRLSCTRLGQWAIGYVTADGEILQTIPQNKSLCQALLDGHREGFYLYPDGQAYNPDLSSAVQSPTEDHITVTQEQYELYCEMGSTFQLCKICAENDKDIRIEPCGHLLCTPCLTSWQVDSEGQGCPFCRAEIKGTEQIVVDAFDPRKQHNRSATNGRHQLTNDDDDTEDTGEFNIATSSLHALSNNMTSSTHSSDKHSPHTSPRFSRRSTTPSLMAVQNDLYAGHIPSLSLANTSVNYITAASAITGTHTPSAPPMNVVNNSSGSNSSASTISSSTSAVIAPSATSSTATTPQSSQKSTNRMSAPLMGTNAAVIPGYASKMSGKSDSNDNSNSSYAILQNLQESQAIIAKEAQKREANSAAVASVAPPLPPRKSSPGAENSSSSMASNVIASNGHINGSGAIQKTPCLPPQTSKSVDNIAASLGDICVPKTTAPPIPPHNTSSNVDTLVEELRSQRLTSSTNVISNTSATLMDDDIVGPAETIMGVIDTRPLEARSSTSNYTQLCTTTTTNTSNSSLRNELKTQSEKLIEIPKQTQQQHHQKPQQQPLLYENVSINQKGDCSVPYENINLEYIARLMNEGYSKENAITALGISRNNIEMACDILREFVAKNSV; encoded by the exons ATGGCGACGAGCCGTACAAGTCGCATACAGCAATCGAAAAACATAAGTTCGATATTTTCCAAACTCCATGGTGCCTTTTCGGAGGCATGTGGTCCCCAGCGGCTGTCCACCGACAAGAAGACCCTCGAGAAGACATGGAAATTAATGGATAAAGTAGTAAAATTGTGCCAGCAACCGaaaatgaatttgaaaaacAGCCCACCCTTTATATTGGACATTCTGCCGGACACCTATCAGAGGCTGCGTTTGATATACTCCAAAAATGAGGATCAGATGCACATTCTACACAACAATGAACATTTCAATGTCTTTATTAACAATTTGATGCGGAAATGCAAACAGGCCATAAAGCTATTCAAGGAGGGTAAAGagaaaatgtttgatgaaaacTCCCACTATCGTCGTAATTTAACCAAACTGAGTTTGGTATTTTCCCATATGTTGAGCGAACTGAAGGCTATATTCCCGAATGGTGTCTTTGCCGGAGATCAATTTCGAATTACAAAAGCAGATGCAGCAGATTTCTGGAAATCTAATTTTGGCAATAG TACTCTGGTGCCTTGGAAAATCTTTCGTCAGGAATTGAATAAAGTACATCCCATATCATCTGGCTTAGAGGCTATGGCCTTAAAGACAACCATTGATTTGACTTGCAACGATTATATAtcgaattttgaatttgatgtaTTCACAAGACTTTTTCAACCCTGGGCAACACTATTAAGAAATTGGCAAATTTTGGCTGTTACCCATCCCGGCTATGTGGCATTTTTAACATATGATGAAGTCAAAGCTAGATTACAGCGTTATATACACAAAGCCGGAAGTTATGTATTTAG attatcGTGCACACGTTTAGGCCAATGGGCAATCGGCTATGTTACGGCGGATGGGGAAATTTTACAAACTATACCGCAAAATAAGTCATTATGTCAGGCATTATTAGACGGTCATAG ggagggtttttatttatatcctGATGGTCAAGCATATAATCCAGATTTATCTTCGGCTGTACAAAGCCCCACTGAAGATCACATAACAGTGACTCAAGAACAATATGAACTTTACTGTGAAATGG GAAGCACCTTCcaattgtgtaaaatatgtgCGGAAAATGACAAAGACATACGTATAGAACCATGTGGTCACTTGTTGTGTACACCATGTTTAACGTCATGGCAAGTAGATTCGGAGGGACAG GGCTGTCCATTCTGTCGTGCTGAAATTAAAGGCACCGAACAAATTGTCGTAGATGCCTTTGATCCTCGTAAACAACATAATCGCAGTGCTACTAATGGACGCCATCAGCTAACTAACGATGATGATGACACTGAG GACACTGGTGAATTTAATATAGCGACCTCTTCATTGCATGCTTTAAGTAATAATATGACCTCATCAACGCATTCCTCGGACAAACATAGTCCACACACTTCACCAAGGTTTTCTAGACGCAGTACTACACCCAGTTTGATGGCGGTACAAAACGATCTATATGCTGGTCATATACCATCCCTATCGCTAGCAAATACCTCAGTGAATTACATAACAGCGGCCAGTGCCATAACCGGGACCCATACTCCCTCAGCTCCTCCTATGAATGTGGTAAACAATAGCAGTGGTAGCAATAGCAGTGCAAGTACCATTTCATCATCGACATCCGCAGTAATAGCACCGTCAGCAACATCCTCCACAGCCACAACACCGCAATCCTCACAAAAGTCCACCAATCGCATGAGCGCCCCTTTAATGGGCACCAACGCTGCTGTTataccgggttatgctagtaagATGTCGGGAAAGTCAGACAGCAATGACAATTCAAATTCATCATACGCCATTTTACAAAACCTCCAGGAATCTCAAGCTATTATTGCTAAAGAGGCTCAAAAAAGAGAGGCTAACAGTGCCGCTGTAGCCTCTGTGGCACCGCCTTTACCCCCCAGAAAATCATCTCCAGGTGCTGAAAATTCTTCATCTTCGATGGCATCAAATGTTATAGCTTCCAACGGTCATATTAATGGAAGCGGAGCAATACAGAAAACCCCTTGTTTGCCCCCACAAACTAGCAAGAGCGTTGACAATATAGCCGCTTCCTTGGGTGATATTTGTGTACCAAAGACAACAGCTCCACCCATACCACCGCACAACACCAGCAGCAATGTTGATACGCTGGTAGAAGAGTTGAGATCTCAACGTTTAACGTCCTCAACAAATGTTATTTCGAATACTTCGGCTACCCTAATGGACGACGATATTGTTGGACCCGCTGAAACCATAATGGGAGTCATAGATACTAGACCTCTGGAGGCAAGATCATCAACATCCAATTACACACAATTGTGTACAACTACCACCACCAACACTTCGAATTCTTCGTTGCGAAATGAGCTGAAAACGCAAAGTGAAAAACTTATCGAAATCCCtaaacaaacacaacaacagcatcaccaaaaaccacaacaacagcCTTTACTTTATGAAAATGTCTCAATCAATCAAAAGGGCGATTGTAGCGTACCCTACGAGAATATCAATTTGGAATATATAGCACGACTAATGAACGAAGGCTATTCCAAAGAGAATGCCATTACAGCCTTGGGTATATCACGTAATAACATTGAAATGGCTTGTGATATTCTAAGAGAATTTGTTGCTAAAAATAGTGTTTAA